A region from the Lytechinus variegatus isolate NC3 chromosome 6, Lvar_3.0, whole genome shotgun sequence genome encodes:
- the LOC121416955 gene encoding farnesyl pyrophosphate synthase-like codes for MQHRVPTICQRLLRATIPYYFTQVRGQTEVTQAHHPCILSSRGSHTRKASNLFLAKTCSRSDPGLGWTPVSTFKEEATEQPWYTSSDMSSATQDPQTFEKVFYELVDELTEDDAANPEIADAAAWFKEMLVYNVPGGKRNRGLTVVNAFRQLANSVQSTEDSIHIAMVLGWCVEWLQAYFLIADDMMDQSKTRRGQPCWYKKDGVGTVAINDSFYVEACIYKILKRFISHQPYYVQVMELFHETTYQTIMGQSLDLLTSPENDRDLNRFTEQRYAAIVKWKTAFYSFYLPVALAMHMVGISDAKSHNNAKTILLQMGHFFQVQDDYLDCYGAPEVIGKIGTDIEENKCGWLVVQALKRVTPDQRRILEENYGIDDAEKVMKVKELYATLDLEGVYRSYEESSYNDLMDTINSHSETLPKDIFVAFAKRIYKRNK; via the exons ATGCAACATAGGGTACCCACCATCTGCCAGAGATTGCTCCGTGCCACCATCCCATACTACTTCACACAGGTCAGAGGTCAAACCGAGGTCACACAAGCTCACCACCCTTGCATCTTGAGTAGTCGAGGTTCACATACTCGGAAGGCGTCTAACCTGTTTCTGGCAAAGACTTGTTCCCGCTCTGATCCTGGTTTGGGTTGGACCCCTGTCTCTACTTTCAAGGAAGAAGCCACAGAGCAGCCCTG GTATACATCCTCAGACATGTCGTCAGCAACTCAAGATCCTCAAACCTTTGAGAAGGTCTTCTACGAACTGGTGGACGAACTCACGGAAGATGACGCCGCTAATCCAGAGATTGCCGATGCTGCAGCTTGGTTCAAAGAG ATGCTGGTTTACAATGTTCCAGGAGGAAAGAGAAACCGCGGTCTTACTGTGGTGAATGCGTTCAGACAACTGGCAAACAGCGTTCAAAGCACAGAAGATAGCATTCATATAGCTATGGTTCTCGGCTGGTGTGTCGAATGG CTACAAGCCTATTTTCTAATAGCCGATGATATGATGGACCAATCTAAGACAAGGAGAGGTCAGCCTTGTTGGTATAAAAAG gatgGTGTGGGAACAGTTGCAATCAATGACTCGTTCTATGTTGAAGCCTGCATCTACAAAATTCTCAAGAGGTTCATTAGTCATCAACCCTACTATGTCCAAGTTATGGAATTATTTCACGAG ACGACGTACCAGACGATCATGGGTCAAAGTTTAGATCTACTGACATCACCAGAAAATGATAGAGATCTCAACAGGTTCACTGAACAGAG ATATGCTGCAATAGTCAAATGGAAGACTGCTTTCTATTCCTTTTATCTGCCCGTTGCTCTAGCTATGCATATG gttggaatatcagaTGCCAAGTCTCACAACAATGCAAAGACAATCTTACTTCAGATGGGGCATTTCTTTCAAGTTCAG GATGACTATTTGGATTGTTACGGTGCTCCAGAGGTCATCGGTAAAATCGGGACGGACATAGAAGAGAATAAATGCGGTTGGCTGGTTGTTCAGGCGCTGAAGAGGGTCACACCGGACCAGAGACGTATACTTGAg GAAAACTATGGCATAGATGATGCTGAGAAGGTCATGAAGGTGAAAGAACTCTACGCGACCCTTGACCTGGAGGGCGTGTATAGGTCATATGAAGAATCCAGCTATAATGATTTGATGGATACAATTAACAGCCACAGTGAAACGTTACCGAAAGATATATTTGTCGCTTTCGCCAAGAGGATTTATAAGAGGAATAAGTaa